The following proteins come from a genomic window of Tepidiforma thermophila:
- a CDS encoding ubiquinone/menaquinone biosynthesis methyltransferase: MAHLPPPEEKARAVRAMFDRISPSYDRVNRLMTFGADQRWRMALVERLAVSPADVVLDLACGTGDFVELCRARGALAVGLDFSRGMLQQAAARSGETAAWVQGDALRLPFRDGAFTVAVSGFALRNFVAIPPVLAELARVLEPGGRLGLLEVDRPGNPLVAAGHRLYFQKVVPRVGGLLADRAAYHYLPESAAYLPEETEMVRMLREAGFRRIRKRRPMFGAIQSITAERR; the protein is encoded by the coding sequence ATGGCGCACCTGCCCCCGCCCGAGGAGAAGGCCCGCGCGGTCCGCGCGATGTTTGACCGGATTTCGCCCTCGTACGACCGGGTGAACCGGCTGATGACCTTCGGGGCGGACCAGCGCTGGCGGATGGCGCTGGTCGAGCGGCTGGCGGTAAGCCCGGCCGATGTGGTGCTCGACCTGGCCTGCGGCACGGGCGATTTCGTCGAGCTCTGCCGGGCGCGCGGGGCGCTGGCCGTCGGGCTCGATTTCAGCCGCGGGATGCTCCAGCAGGCGGCCGCGCGCTCCGGTGAGACAGCGGCATGGGTCCAGGGCGATGCCCTGCGGCTGCCGTTCCGCGATGGGGCGTTCACGGTGGCGGTCTCGGGCTTTGCGCTGCGGAACTTTGTGGCGATTCCGCCGGTGCTCGCCGAGCTGGCCCGGGTGCTCGAGCCGGGCGGGCGCCTGGGCCTGCTGGAGGTGGACCGCCCGGGGAATCCGCTGGTCGCGGCGGGGCACCGCCTGTATTTCCAGAAGGTGGTGCCGCGGGTGGGCGGGCTGCTGGCCGACCGGGCGGCCTACCACTACCTGCCCGAATCGGCGGCCTACCTGCCGGAGGAGACGGAGATGGTCCGCATGCTGCGCGAGGCGGGATTCCGCCGCATCCGGAAGCGGCGGCCGATGTTCGGCGCCATCCAGT